One Arvicanthis niloticus isolate mArvNil1 chromosome 3, mArvNil1.pat.X, whole genome shotgun sequence DNA segment encodes these proteins:
- the Ticam1 gene encoding TIR domain-containing adapter molecule 1 isoform X2, producing the protein MVLLALGQDTEARVSLESLKVNTVAQLIAQRWADMDSIAGPEEPPDLSWTVARLYHLLAEENLCPASTRDMAYQVALRDLASQGDHQLGQLQNEAWDRCSSDVKGDPSGFQPLRSHQGSLQPPSASPAVTRSQPRPIDTSDWSWGHTLHSTSSTASLASHLEISQSPTRPFLSSHHGTHGPSKLCDTPLDTQEPQLVPEVGQEPEEMSWPPSVEASVSLGLPQEIRVPEVSPEVALPVLPDSPAAPDTSGHCPIECTEVSTDSRSPLPSTTQSVGKQWSITSQRSPQVPVDDSLQNTPSSSPPAQPPSPQASPMLPPPPPSSASSPSSCPAPPTSTSPVLDHSETSDQKFYNFVVIHARADEQVALRIREKLETLGIPDGATFCEEFQVPGRGELHCLQDAIDHSGFTILLLTASFDCRLSLHQVNHALMNSLTQSGRQDCVIPLLPLECSQAQLSPDTTRLLQSIVWLDEHSPIFARKVANTFKTQKLQAQRVRWKKEQEARTLKEQSIQLEAERQKLAAISAAYSAYVHSYRAWQAEMNRLGVAFGKDLSLGAPIPFPSWPGCPQPIPSHPQGGTPVSPYSTQTPSFPQHPDSSPQSQSFPSASSPGPQTPGPQPLIIHHAQMVQLGVNNHMWGHTGAQSSDDKTECLEKSCMGPLTDQGEPFL; encoded by the coding sequence ATGGTACTCCTGGCTCTGGGCCAGGACACGGAGGCCAGGGTCTCTCTGGAGTCCTTGAAGGTGAACACAGTAGCGCAGCTGATAGCCCAACGGTGGGCAGACATGGACAGCATAGCAGGccctgaggaacctccagatttgTCCTGGACTGTGGCTCGCCTGTACCACCTGCTGGCTGAGGAGAACCTGTGTCCGGCCTCCACAAGGGACATGGCTTACCAGGTGGCCCTCCGTGACCTTGCCTCCCAGGGTGACCACCAGCTGGGCCAACTCCAGAATGAGGCCTGGGATAGGTGCAGTTCAGACGTCAAGGGGGACCCCAGTGGCTTCCAGCCACTCCGTTCTCATCAGGGTTCCCTGCAGCCACCTTCAGCATCCCCTGCAGTGACCAGAAGCCAGCCTCGTCCCATTGACACATCAGACTGGAGTTGGGGACATACGCTCCATTCCACCAGCAGCACTgcctcactggccagccaccTAGAGATCAGCCAGTCACCTACGCGTCCCTTTCTCTCTTCACACCATGGAACCCACGGGCCCAGCAAGCTATGTGACACACCACTGGACACTCAGGAGCCTCAGCTTGTCCCTGAAGTCGGCCAAGAACCTGAGGAAATGAGCTGGCCGCCATCAGTGGAGGCCAGTGTCTCCTTGGGGTTACCACAAGAAATTAGGGTCCCAGAGGTGTCTCCAGAGGTGGCTTTGCCTGTCCTCCCTGACTCCCCGGCTGCTCCAGACACAAGTGGCCACTGTCCCATCGAATGCACGGAGGTGTCCACAGACTCCAGGTCTCCCctgccatccaccacacaaaGTGTTGGGAAGCAGTGGTCTATCACAAGTCAGAGGTCACCTCAAGTTCCTGTAGATGACTCTCTACAGAACACCCCGTCATCCAGCCCTCCTGCCCAGCCGCCATCCCCACAAGCCTCTCCTATGCTGCCTCCTCCCCCTCCGTCCTCTGCTTCCTCCCCGAGCAGCTGCCCTGCTCCCCCAACCTCCACATCACCTGTTTTGGACCACTCGGAAACATCTGATCAGAAATTCTATAACTTTGTGGTCATCCATGCCAGGGCTGATGAACAGGTAGCCTTACGTATTCGGGAGAAGCTGGAGACCCTTGGGATACCTGATGGGGCCACCTTCTGTGAGGAATTCCAGGTGCCTGGGCGTGGTGAGCTGCACTGTCTCCAAGATGCCATTGACCACTCGGGGTTCACAATCCTGCTCCTGACTGCCAGCTTTGATTGTCGCCTGAGCCTGCATCAAGTCAATCATGCTCTCATGAACAGCCTCACACAGTCTGGAAGGCAGGACTGTGTGATCCCCCTCCTCCCACTTGAGTGCTCCCAGGCCCAGCTCAGCCCGGATACAACCAGACTGCTCCAGAGCATTGTGTGGCTGGATGAACACTCCCCAATCTTTGCCAGAAAGGTGGCAAACACCTTCAAAACACAGAAGCTCCAGGCACAGCGGGTACGCTGGAAGAAAGAGCAGGAGGCCAGAACCCTCAAGGAGCAGAGCATACAGCTAGAGGCTGAGCGGCAAAAGTTGGCCGCCATATCTGCTGCCTACTCAGCGTATGTCCATAGCTACAGGGCCTGGCAAGCAGAGATGAACAGACTTGGGGTGGCCTTTGGGAAGGACTTGTCACTGGGTGCTCCAATACCCTTCCCCAGCTGGCCAGGATGTCCACAGCCAATACCTTCCCATCCTCAGGGTGGTACTCCAGTTTCCCCCTATTCCACGCAGACTCCATCCTTCCCGCAGCATCCAGACTCTTCTCCACAGTCCCAATCCTTTCCATCAGCCTCTTCCCCAGGCCCACAGACTCCAGGACCTCAGCCCCTCATTATTCACCATGCCCAGATGGTTCAGCTGGGAGTCAACAACCACATGTGGGGCCACACAGGGGCCCAGTCATCTGATGACAAGACTGAGTGCTTGGAGAAATCCTGCATGGGCCCTCTGACCGACCAGGGGGAACCCTTTCTTTGA
- the Plin3 gene encoding perilipin-3 isoform X2, translating into MSSNGTDVPAEAQAAVEEPVVQPSVVERVASLPLISSTCGMVNAAYTSTKEIYPHVRTVCDVAEKGVKTLTTAAVSSAQPILSKLEPQIATASEYAHRGLDRLQESLPILQQPTEKVLADTKELVSSTVTGAREMVSSSVSSAKDTVATRVTGAVDVTRGAVQNSVDMTKSAVTSGVQSVMGSRVGQMVISGMDRVLVKSEAWADNRLPLTDAELALIATAPEDTDMASLQQQRQEQNYFVRLGSLSERLRNHAYEHSLGKLRSARQSAQEALQQLTHVLGLMESLKQGMDQRLGEGQEKLHQMWLNWNQKTPQDAEKDPAKPEQVETRALSMFRDIAQQLQNTCGALGASIQGLPSHIREQAQQARSQVDDLQATFSGIHSFQDLTASVLAQTRERIARAREALDHTVEYVAQNTPAMWLVGPFAPGITEKAPEEK; encoded by the exons ATGTCTAGCAATGGGACAGATGTGCCTGCTGAAGCCCAAGCTGCTGTGGAGGAACCTGTGGTGCAG CCCAGTGTGGTGGAACGTGTTGCCAGCCTGCCTCTCATCAGCTCCACGTGTGGGATGGTGAACGCCGCCTACACCTCCACCAAGGAGATCTACCCCCATGTCAGGACTGTGTGCGATGTGGCCGAGAAAGGCGTCAAGACCCTCACCACAGCTGCGGTCAGCAGCGCACAGCCCATCCTGTCCAAGCTGGAGCCCCAGA TTGCGACGGCCAGCGAGTATGCACACCGAGGGCTGGATAGACTCCAGGAAAGCCTGCCCATCCTCCAGCAGCCGACTGAGAAG GTTTTGGCGGATACTAAGGAACTGGTGTCATCTACAGTGACTGGGGCTCGAGAAATGGTATCCAGCTCAGTGTCCAGTGCAAAGGACACAGTGGCCACCCGGGTCACAGGAGCGGTGGATGTGACCCGCGGAGCTGTGCAAAACAGTGTGGACATGACCAAGTCAGCAGTGACCAGCGGTGTCCAGTCAGTCATGGGCTCCCGAGTGGGACAGATGGTGATTAGTGGAATGGACAGGGTGCTGGTGAAATCGGAGGCCTGGGCAGACAATCGCCTGCCCCTGACAGATGCAGAGCTAG CCCTGATTGCCACAGCCCCAGAGGACACAGACATGGCCTCGctgcagcagcagagacaggagcagaaCTACTTTGTCCGGTTGGGCTCCCTCTCCGAGCGGCTGCGCAATCATGCCTATGAACACTCACTGGGCAAGCTGCGGAGTGCCAGGCAGAGTGCGCAGGAGGCGCTGCAGCAGCTCACACACGTGCTCGGCCTG ATGGAATCCCTGAAACAGGGCATGGAccagaggctgggggaggggcaggagaagcTGCACCAGATGTGGCTCAACTGGAACCAGAAGACCCCACAGGATGCTGAAAAGGACCCAGCTAAGCCAGAG CAGGTGGAGACCCGGGCACTCAGCATGTTCAGGGACATCGCCCAGCAGCTGCAGAACACGTGTGGTGCCCTGGGGGCCAGCATCCAGGGCCTGCCCAGCCACATAAGGGAGCAGGCCCAGCAGGCCCGCAGCCAGGTGGATGACCTTCAGGCCACCTTCTCCGGCATCCACTCCTTCCAGGACCTCACAGCCAGCGTTCTTGCCCAAACTCGGGAGCGTATAGCCAGAGCTCGGGAGGCCCTCGACCACACTGTGGAGTACGTGGCCCAGAACACTCCAGCCATGTGGCTGGTAGGCCCCTTCGCTCCTGGAATCACTGAGAAAGCCCCTGAGGAGAAGTAG
- the Fem1a gene encoding protein fem-1 homolog A — MDLHTAVYNAAHDGKLLLLQKLLAGRGREELEELLGEVAGGGTPLLIAARRGHLDVVEYLVDHCGASVEASGSVHFDGETIEGAPPLWAASAAGHLSVVRSLLRRGASVNRTTRTNSTPLRAACFDGHLDVVRYLVGEHKADLEVANRHGHTCLMISCYKGHREIARYLLERGAQVNRRSAKGNTALHDCAESGSLEILQLLLGCHARMERDGYGMTPLLAASVTGHTNIVEYLIQEQPSHEQVSGTELPGEGFSQVAGNPCSTPEEAEPYESCCPTSREAAVEALELLGATYVDKKRDLLGALKHWRRAMELRHQDGDYLPKPEPQQLVLAYDYSREVTTPQELEALITDPDEMRMQALLIRERILGPSHPDTSYYIRYRGAVYADSGNFERCIRLWKYALDMQQSNLEPLSPMTASSFLSFAELFSYVLQDRSAKGNLGMQLGFADLMGVLSKGVREVERALQMPKEPGDSAQFTKAIAIILHLLYLLEKVECTPSQEHLKHQTVYRLLKCAPRGKNGFTPLHMAVDKETTNVGRYRVGVFPSLQVVKVLLDCGADPDSRDFDNNTPLHIAAQNNCPAIMDALIEAGAHMDATNAFKKTAYELLDSKLLAKSTVQPFNYVTLQCLAARALDRNKVPYKGFIPEELEAFIQLH, encoded by the coding sequence ATGGATCTGCACACAGCGGTGTACAATGCGGCGCACGACGGCAAGCTGCTGTTGCTGCAGAAGCTGCTGGCCGGCCGCGGGCgtgaggagctggaggagctgctGGGTGAGGTGGCCGGCGGTGGCACGCCACTGCTGATTGCAGCGCGCCGTGGACACCTGGACGTGGTGGAGTACCTGGTGGACCACTGTGGCGCCAGCGTGGAGGCGAGCGGCTCCGTACACTTCGATGGAGAGACCATCGAGGGCGCGCCACCGCTCTGGGCAGCATCGGCAGCGGGTCACCTGTCCGTGGTGCGTAGCCTTCTGCGCCGAGGCGCCTCGGTCAACCGCACTACGCGCACTAACTCCACGCCTCTGCGCGCCGCCTGCTTCGACGGCCACCTGGATGTGGTGCGCTACCTGGTGGGCGAGCACAAGGCGGACCTGGAGGTAGCCAATCGCCACGGCCACACGTGCCTTATGATCTCCTGTTACAAGGGCCACCGCGAGATCGCGCGCTACCTTTTGGAGCGCGGCGCACAGGTGAACCGGCGCAGCGCCAAGGGCAACACCGCCCTGCACGACTGTGCAGAATCTGGCAGCCTGGAGATCCTACAGTTGCTGCTGGGCTGCCACGCGCGCATGGAGCGTGACGGCTATGGCATGACCCCACTGCTGGCCGCCAGTGTCACTGGGCACACCAACATCGTGGAGTACCTCATCCAGGAACAGCCCAGCCACGAGCAGGTCTCAGGGACAGAGCTTCCCGGAGAAGGCTTTTCCCAGGTGGCAGGAAACCCCTGTTCGACCCCAGAGGAGGCAGAACCTTATGAAAGCTGCTGCCCCACCAGCCGGGAAGCAGCTGTGGAAGCTTTGGAGCTGCTGGGTGCCACCTATGTGGATAAGAAAAGGGATCTGCTTGGAGCCCTGAAGCACTGGAGAAGAGCGATGGAACTCCGACACCAAGATGGGGACTACCTCCCTAAGCCAGAGCCCCAGCAACTGGTTCTGGCCTATGACTATTCCAGGGAGGTGACCACGCCCCAAGAGTTGGAAGCCCTCATCACAGATCCTGATGAGATGCGCATGCAGGCGCTCCTGATCCGGGAAAGGATCTTGGGCCCCTCGCATCCTGACACTTCATATTACATAAGGTACCGGGGTGCTGTCTATGCGGACTCCGGAAACTTCGAGCGCTGTATCCGTCTGTGGAAGTATGCCTTGGACATGCAACAGAGCAACCTGGAGCCCCTGAGCCCCATGACCGCCAGCAGTTTTCTGTCATTTGCAGAGCTCTTCTCCTACGTGCTGCAGGACCGCTCTGCTAAGGGCAACCTGGGCATGCAGCTTGGCTTCGCCGACCTCATGGGTGTGCTCAGCAAAGGGGTTCGGGAAGTGGAGCGGGCTCTGCAGATGCCCAAGGAACCTGGTGACTCTGCACAGTTCACCAAAGCCATCGCCATCATCCTCCACCTTCTGTATCTACTGGAGAAGGTAGAGTGCACCCCCAGCCAGGAACACCTCAAGCACCAGACAGTCTACCGCCTGCTCAAGTGTGCCCCTCGTGGCAAGAACGGCTTCACCCCACTGCACATGGCAGTGGACAAGGAGACCACCAACGTGGGCCGGTACCGTGTGGGCGTCTTCCCGTCGCTGCAGGTGGTCAAGGTACTGTTGGACTGTGGAGCAGACCCTGACAGCAGGGATTTCGACAACAACACCCCACTGCACATTGCCGCCCAGAACAATTGCCCAGCCATCATGGATGCCCTCATCGAAGCTGGGGCCCACATGGATGCCACCAATGCCTTCAAGAAGACTGCCTATGAGCTGCTGGACTCGAAGCTGTTGGCCAAGAGCACCGTGCAGCCCTTCAATTACGTGACACTGCAGTGCCTAGCTGCCCGTGCCCTGGACAGGAACAAGGTCCCTTATAAGGGCTTCATCCCAGAGGAGCTGGAGGCCTTCATCCAGTTGCATTGA
- the Ticam1 gene encoding TIR domain-containing adapter molecule 1 isoform X1 produces MANPGPSLHGVFGILGALERDRLACLKHKLRSLHPGSQESKLLHAMVLLALGQDTEARVSLESLKVNTVAQLIAQRWADMDSIAGPEEPPDLSWTVARLYHLLAEENLCPASTRDMAYQVALRDLASQGDHQLGQLQNEAWDRCSSDVKGDPSGFQPLRSHQGSLQPPSASPAVTRSQPRPIDTSDWSWGHTLHSTSSTASLASHLEISQSPTRPFLSSHHGTHGPSKLCDTPLDTQEPQLVPEVGQEPEEMSWPPSVEASVSLGLPQEIRVPEVSPEVALPVLPDSPAAPDTSGHCPIECTEVSTDSRSPLPSTTQSVGKQWSITSQRSPQVPVDDSLQNTPSSSPPAQPPSPQASPMLPPPPPSSASSPSSCPAPPTSTSPVLDHSETSDQKFYNFVVIHARADEQVALRIREKLETLGIPDGATFCEEFQVPGRGELHCLQDAIDHSGFTILLLTASFDCRLSLHQVNHALMNSLTQSGRQDCVIPLLPLECSQAQLSPDTTRLLQSIVWLDEHSPIFARKVANTFKTQKLQAQRVRWKKEQEARTLKEQSIQLEAERQKLAAISAAYSAYVHSYRAWQAEMNRLGVAFGKDLSLGAPIPFPSWPGCPQPIPSHPQGGTPVSPYSTQTPSFPQHPDSSPQSQSFPSASSPGPQTPGPQPLIIHHAQMVQLGVNNHMWGHTGAQSSDDKTECLEKSCMGPLTDQGEPFL; encoded by the coding sequence ATGGCTAACCCAGGTCCGTCACTCCATGGCGTCTTTGGCATTCTAGGTGCCTTGGAAAGGGACAGGCTGGCCTGCCTGAAACACAAGCTGAGGAGTCTGCATCCAGGCAGTCAGGAGTCAAAGCTTCTCCACGCCATGGTACTCCTGGCTCTGGGCCAGGACACGGAGGCCAGGGTCTCTCTGGAGTCCTTGAAGGTGAACACAGTAGCGCAGCTGATAGCCCAACGGTGGGCAGACATGGACAGCATAGCAGGccctgaggaacctccagatttgTCCTGGACTGTGGCTCGCCTGTACCACCTGCTGGCTGAGGAGAACCTGTGTCCGGCCTCCACAAGGGACATGGCTTACCAGGTGGCCCTCCGTGACCTTGCCTCCCAGGGTGACCACCAGCTGGGCCAACTCCAGAATGAGGCCTGGGATAGGTGCAGTTCAGACGTCAAGGGGGACCCCAGTGGCTTCCAGCCACTCCGTTCTCATCAGGGTTCCCTGCAGCCACCTTCAGCATCCCCTGCAGTGACCAGAAGCCAGCCTCGTCCCATTGACACATCAGACTGGAGTTGGGGACATACGCTCCATTCCACCAGCAGCACTgcctcactggccagccaccTAGAGATCAGCCAGTCACCTACGCGTCCCTTTCTCTCTTCACACCATGGAACCCACGGGCCCAGCAAGCTATGTGACACACCACTGGACACTCAGGAGCCTCAGCTTGTCCCTGAAGTCGGCCAAGAACCTGAGGAAATGAGCTGGCCGCCATCAGTGGAGGCCAGTGTCTCCTTGGGGTTACCACAAGAAATTAGGGTCCCAGAGGTGTCTCCAGAGGTGGCTTTGCCTGTCCTCCCTGACTCCCCGGCTGCTCCAGACACAAGTGGCCACTGTCCCATCGAATGCACGGAGGTGTCCACAGACTCCAGGTCTCCCctgccatccaccacacaaaGTGTTGGGAAGCAGTGGTCTATCACAAGTCAGAGGTCACCTCAAGTTCCTGTAGATGACTCTCTACAGAACACCCCGTCATCCAGCCCTCCTGCCCAGCCGCCATCCCCACAAGCCTCTCCTATGCTGCCTCCTCCCCCTCCGTCCTCTGCTTCCTCCCCGAGCAGCTGCCCTGCTCCCCCAACCTCCACATCACCTGTTTTGGACCACTCGGAAACATCTGATCAGAAATTCTATAACTTTGTGGTCATCCATGCCAGGGCTGATGAACAGGTAGCCTTACGTATTCGGGAGAAGCTGGAGACCCTTGGGATACCTGATGGGGCCACCTTCTGTGAGGAATTCCAGGTGCCTGGGCGTGGTGAGCTGCACTGTCTCCAAGATGCCATTGACCACTCGGGGTTCACAATCCTGCTCCTGACTGCCAGCTTTGATTGTCGCCTGAGCCTGCATCAAGTCAATCATGCTCTCATGAACAGCCTCACACAGTCTGGAAGGCAGGACTGTGTGATCCCCCTCCTCCCACTTGAGTGCTCCCAGGCCCAGCTCAGCCCGGATACAACCAGACTGCTCCAGAGCATTGTGTGGCTGGATGAACACTCCCCAATCTTTGCCAGAAAGGTGGCAAACACCTTCAAAACACAGAAGCTCCAGGCACAGCGGGTACGCTGGAAGAAAGAGCAGGAGGCCAGAACCCTCAAGGAGCAGAGCATACAGCTAGAGGCTGAGCGGCAAAAGTTGGCCGCCATATCTGCTGCCTACTCAGCGTATGTCCATAGCTACAGGGCCTGGCAAGCAGAGATGAACAGACTTGGGGTGGCCTTTGGGAAGGACTTGTCACTGGGTGCTCCAATACCCTTCCCCAGCTGGCCAGGATGTCCACAGCCAATACCTTCCCATCCTCAGGGTGGTACTCCAGTTTCCCCCTATTCCACGCAGACTCCATCCTTCCCGCAGCATCCAGACTCTTCTCCACAGTCCCAATCCTTTCCATCAGCCTCTTCCCCAGGCCCACAGACTCCAGGACCTCAGCCCCTCATTATTCACCATGCCCAGATGGTTCAGCTGGGAGTCAACAACCACATGTGGGGCCACACAGGGGCCCAGTCATCTGATGACAAGACTGAGTGCTTGGAGAAATCCTGCATGGGCCCTCTGACCGACCAGGGGGAACCCTTTCTTTGA
- the Plin3 gene encoding perilipin-3 isoform X1: MSSNGTDVPAEAQAAVEEPVVQPSVVERVASLPLISSTCGMVNAAYTSTKEIYPHVRTVCDVAEKGVKTLTTAAVSSAQPILSKLEPQIATASEYAHRGLDRLQESLPILQQPTEKVLADTKELVSSTVTGAREMVSSSVSSAKDTVATRVTGAVDVTRGAVQNSVDMTKSAVTSGVQSVMGSRVGQMVISGMDRVLVKSEAWADNRLPLTDAELALIATAPEDTDMASLQQQRQEQNYFVRLGSLSERLRNHAYEHSLGKLRSARQSAQEALQQLTHVLGLMESLKQGMDQRLGEGQEKLHQMWLNWNQKTPQDAEKDPAKPEVETRALSMFRDIAQQLQNTCGALGASIQGLPSHIREQAQQARSQVDDLQATFSGIHSFQDLTASVLAQTRERIARAREALDHTVEYVAQNTPAMWLVGPFAPGITEKAPEEK, translated from the exons ATGTCTAGCAATGGGACAGATGTGCCTGCTGAAGCCCAAGCTGCTGTGGAGGAACCTGTGGTGCAG CCCAGTGTGGTGGAACGTGTTGCCAGCCTGCCTCTCATCAGCTCCACGTGTGGGATGGTGAACGCCGCCTACACCTCCACCAAGGAGATCTACCCCCATGTCAGGACTGTGTGCGATGTGGCCGAGAAAGGCGTCAAGACCCTCACCACAGCTGCGGTCAGCAGCGCACAGCCCATCCTGTCCAAGCTGGAGCCCCAGA TTGCGACGGCCAGCGAGTATGCACACCGAGGGCTGGATAGACTCCAGGAAAGCCTGCCCATCCTCCAGCAGCCGACTGAGAAG GTTTTGGCGGATACTAAGGAACTGGTGTCATCTACAGTGACTGGGGCTCGAGAAATGGTATCCAGCTCAGTGTCCAGTGCAAAGGACACAGTGGCCACCCGGGTCACAGGAGCGGTGGATGTGACCCGCGGAGCTGTGCAAAACAGTGTGGACATGACCAAGTCAGCAGTGACCAGCGGTGTCCAGTCAGTCATGGGCTCCCGAGTGGGACAGATGGTGATTAGTGGAATGGACAGGGTGCTGGTGAAATCGGAGGCCTGGGCAGACAATCGCCTGCCCCTGACAGATGCAGAGCTAG CCCTGATTGCCACAGCCCCAGAGGACACAGACATGGCCTCGctgcagcagcagagacaggagcagaaCTACTTTGTCCGGTTGGGCTCCCTCTCCGAGCGGCTGCGCAATCATGCCTATGAACACTCACTGGGCAAGCTGCGGAGTGCCAGGCAGAGTGCGCAGGAGGCGCTGCAGCAGCTCACACACGTGCTCGGCCTG ATGGAATCCCTGAAACAGGGCATGGAccagaggctgggggaggggcaggagaagcTGCACCAGATGTGGCTCAACTGGAACCAGAAGACCCCACAGGATGCTGAAAAGGACCCAGCTAAGCCAGAG GTGGAGACCCGGGCACTCAGCATGTTCAGGGACATCGCCCAGCAGCTGCAGAACACGTGTGGTGCCCTGGGGGCCAGCATCCAGGGCCTGCCCAGCCACATAAGGGAGCAGGCCCAGCAGGCCCGCAGCCAGGTGGATGACCTTCAGGCCACCTTCTCCGGCATCCACTCCTTCCAGGACCTCACAGCCAGCGTTCTTGCCCAAACTCGGGAGCGTATAGCCAGAGCTCGGGAGGCCCTCGACCACACTGTGGAGTACGTGGCCCAGAACACTCCAGCCATGTGGCTGGTAGGCCCCTTCGCTCCTGGAATCACTGAGAAAGCCCCTGAGGAGAAGTAG